In a single window of the Micromonospora inositola genome:
- a CDS encoding CapA family protein produces MLVTALVMTPAGVRAQGGDVVRERLSPQPTAAGAQRAAGTPRQVSILGSGDILVHPPTWQQARADAKAAGHAGYDFDPIFASIRPGVESADLAICHLEAPMGPGEPKDFPRFKAPTDLAAAVKTAGYDTCSTASNHSLDQGEQGVYDNLDALDKAGLRHTGTFRSAAEQATPTIYEVNGVKIGHLSWAMHFNDGLAPPAGKAWLANRIDVAAIRTAAAATRKAGAQIVVLSAHWGTEMSHTPDAQQLSWARQLIADPNIDLIIGHHAHVVQPFERVGDKWIAYGVGNTLARHDFPKDANREGVLAKFTFTEQPNQRWVVTHAEAIPIWLSLKPTIRVLDLARTLQHMPAGDRRRGPYTAAEDQITGYLDSRGAIAAGLHVTR; encoded by the coding sequence GTGCTCGTCACCGCGCTGGTCATGACTCCGGCCGGCGTACGGGCGCAGGGCGGCGACGTCGTTCGCGAGCGCTTGTCTCCGCAGCCCACCGCGGCTGGCGCGCAACGGGCGGCGGGCACGCCACGCCAGGTCAGCATCCTGGGCTCCGGGGACATCCTGGTGCATCCGCCGACCTGGCAGCAGGCGCGGGCCGACGCCAAGGCGGCCGGCCACGCCGGCTACGACTTCGACCCGATCTTCGCCTCGATCCGTCCCGGCGTCGAATCGGCGGACCTGGCCATCTGCCACCTGGAGGCCCCGATGGGGCCCGGCGAGCCCAAGGACTTTCCACGCTTCAAGGCCCCCACCGACCTGGCCGCCGCGGTCAAGACTGCCGGCTATGACACCTGCTCCACCGCCAGCAACCACTCGCTGGATCAGGGCGAGCAAGGCGTGTACGACAACCTCGACGCCCTCGACAAGGCCGGTCTGCGCCACACCGGCACCTTCCGCAGCGCTGCCGAGCAGGCCACGCCAACGATATACGAGGTCAACGGCGTCAAGATCGGTCATCTGTCCTGGGCGATGCACTTCAACGACGGCCTAGCACCGCCAGCCGGGAAGGCGTGGCTGGCCAATCGCATCGACGTCGCCGCGATCCGCACCGCCGCCGCCGCTACCCGCAAGGCGGGCGCGCAGATCGTCGTGCTCTCCGCCCACTGGGGCACAGAAATGAGTCACACACCGGACGCCCAGCAACTGTCCTGGGCCAGACAGCTCATCGCTGACCCGAACATCGACCTGATCATCGGCCACCATGCCCACGTCGTGCAGCCCTTCGAGCGGGTCGGCGACAAATGGATCGCCTACGGCGTCGGAAACACCCTCGCCCGCCACGATTTCCCCAAGGACGCCAACCGGGAGGGGGTCCTGGCCAAGTTCACGTTCACGGAGCAGCCCAACCAGCGGTGGGTCGTCACGCACGCCGAGGCCATCCCCATCTGGCTCTCCCTCAAACCGACCATCCGCGTCCTCGACCTGGCCCGCACCCTCCAGCACATGCCCGCCGGCGACCGCCGCCGCGGCCCCTACACCGCCGCTGAGGATCAGATCACGGGCTACCTCGACAGCCGTGGCGCGATCGCCGCCGGGCTGCATGTGACCCGGTGA
- the pgsB gene encoding poly-gamma-glutamate synthase PgsB, translating into MAYLYILFVLCCLALLVAGVIEQRNHYRNLEKISNRVLVNGIRGKSSITRLCAGALRGGGRVVVAKTTGTAARFIFPDASEEPVHRKFGIANVVEQIGIVRRAAVYHPDVLVMECMAVMPALQEVNQSKLIRSNIGVLCNVREDHLTEMGPTLDDVARSLSRSMPRGGVCITAERDRLAILQEEAERRDCRLIAVDPESVTDREMDGFGWITFKENVAIALAVAEQLGVDRHSALKGMWEAPSDPGVLSVSRVLHGDKRIRFANIFAANDPESTYMNIQQLENQQLITRPLTMVINCRPDRIERNGQMGELSGRVRPDNIVLIGEVTKSARTTIPPDLQDRIVDLGGKLAPDQLLRDVAAAAPNDSSIVAVGNIHGQGEVLVHQLAELPGWTCEDGSPSASTLRTPTGERIQR; encoded by the coding sequence ATGGCATACCTCTACATCCTTTTCGTCCTCTGCTGCCTGGCCCTGCTCGTCGCCGGGGTCATCGAGCAGCGCAATCACTACCGCAATCTGGAGAAGATCTCGAACCGTGTGTTGGTCAACGGCATCCGCGGCAAGAGTTCGATCACCCGCCTCTGCGCAGGCGCCTTGCGCGGCGGCGGCCGAGTGGTGGTGGCCAAGACCACCGGCACCGCCGCCCGGTTCATCTTCCCGGACGCCAGTGAAGAGCCGGTGCACCGCAAGTTCGGCATCGCGAATGTGGTCGAGCAGATCGGCATTGTGCGACGGGCCGCCGTGTACCACCCGGACGTCCTGGTCATGGAGTGCATGGCGGTGATGCCGGCGCTGCAGGAGGTCAATCAGAGCAAGCTGATCCGGTCGAACATCGGGGTGCTGTGCAACGTACGCGAGGACCATCTCACCGAGATGGGCCCCACGTTGGACGACGTCGCCCGGTCCCTGAGCCGGTCGATGCCGCGGGGAGGTGTCTGCATCACCGCCGAGCGGGACCGGCTGGCGATCCTGCAGGAGGAAGCGGAACGGCGCGACTGCCGTCTCATCGCGGTCGATCCCGAGTCGGTGACGGACCGTGAGATGGACGGATTCGGCTGGATCACCTTCAAGGAGAACGTCGCCATCGCGCTGGCCGTCGCCGAGCAACTGGGTGTCGACCGGCACAGCGCGCTCAAGGGCATGTGGGAGGCGCCGTCCGATCCGGGTGTCCTTTCCGTGTCGCGCGTGCTGCACGGCGACAAGCGGATCCGGTTCGCCAACATCTTCGCCGCGAACGACCCCGAGTCCACCTACATGAATATCCAGCAGCTGGAGAACCAGCAGCTCATCACCCGACCGCTGACCATGGTGATCAATTGCCGGCCGGACCGGATCGAACGCAACGGTCAGATGGGAGAGCTGAGCGGCCGGGTGCGACCGGACAACATCGTCCTGATCGGTGAGGTGACCAAGAGCGCCCGGACGACCATTCCGCCGGACCTTCAGGATCGGATCGTCGATCTCGGTGGCAAGCTCGCTCCGGACCAACTGCTGAGAGACGTGGCGGCCGCAGCGCCGAACGACTCCTCGATCGTCGCGGTGGGGAACATCCACGGGCAGGGTGAGGTGTTGGTCCATCAGCTGGCGGAGCTGCCGGGCTGGACCTGCGAGGACGGTTCACCATCCGCCTCCACGCTTCGTACGCCAACTGGAGAAAGGATCCAACGATGA
- a CDS encoding SDR family oxidoreductase, translated as MTSVTIVTGGSRGIGAATARRLAAAGHHIAIGYRRDHTAAKAVLDDIHATGRRGLAVPADTTDPDQVQRLFDTAADLGPVTGMVNNAGITSPIGPFTELRPDDLRQVVDVNLIGYVLCAQQAARRMTHGGAIVNVSSAAATLGSPGEYVHYAAVKAATDTLTLGLAKELAPHGIRVNAVAPGIIRTDIHALSGVPDRADSAAGRIPLGRAGEPDEVAAAIAWLLGPDASYTTGAVLRVAGGL; from the coding sequence TTGACCTCCGTCACCATCGTCACCGGCGGTAGCCGCGGCATCGGCGCCGCCACCGCGCGCCGCCTCGCCGCGGCCGGCCACCACATCGCCATCGGCTACCGCCGCGACCACACCGCCGCGAAGGCAGTCCTCGACGACATCCACGCCACCGGCCGCCGCGGCCTCGCCGTCCCCGCCGACACGACCGACCCCGACCAGGTGCAGCGCCTCTTCGACACCGCCGCCGACCTCGGACCCGTCACCGGCATGGTCAACAACGCCGGCATCACCAGCCCGATCGGCCCGTTCACCGAGCTGCGCCCCGACGACCTGCGCCAGGTCGTCGACGTCAACCTCATCGGGTACGTCCTCTGCGCCCAACAGGCCGCCCGCCGGATGACCCACGGCGGCGCCATCGTCAACGTCTCCTCCGCCGCCGCCACCCTCGGCAGCCCCGGCGAATACGTCCACTACGCCGCCGTCAAGGCCGCCACCGACACCCTCACCCTCGGCCTGGCCAAGGAACTCGCCCCGCACGGCATCCGCGTCAACGCCGTCGCCCCCGGCATCATCCGCACCGACATCCATGCGCTGTCCGGCGTACCCGACCGGGCGGACAGCGCGGCCGGACGCATCCCGCTGGGCCGCGCCGGCGAACCCGACGAGGTCGCCGCCGCCATCGCCTGGCTCCTCGGCCCCGATGCCTCCTACACCACCGGCGCCGTGCTCCGCGTCGCCGGCGGCCTGTGA
- a CDS encoding patatin-like phospholipase family protein, with product MTRALVLGGGGVTGVAWELGLLAGLAERGVELAGADLVVGTSAGSVVGAQVCSGVPVEQLYAAQLRPATGELAARFGVGAVARLLWAGGRTRDEVRSRARIGAMALAARTASEASRRAVIEGRLPSREWPARRLLVTAVDAGSGEFVVFDAASGVSLVDAVGASCAVPGVWPPVTIGDRRYVDGGMRSAVNADLAEGAEAVVVVAPVSSAFGPMPRLSAQVAALRRSARVTVVAPDAAARRAIGRNVLDPARRAGAARAGRAQAAAVSDEVARVWG from the coding sequence ATGACGCGGGCGTTGGTGCTGGGTGGTGGCGGGGTGACCGGGGTGGCCTGGGAGCTGGGGCTGCTGGCCGGGTTGGCGGAGCGGGGCGTGGAGCTGGCCGGGGCGGACCTGGTGGTGGGCACGTCCGCAGGGTCGGTGGTGGGGGCGCAGGTGTGTTCCGGGGTGCCGGTGGAGCAGTTGTACGCGGCGCAGTTGCGCCCGGCCACCGGCGAGCTGGCCGCTCGGTTCGGGGTGGGTGCGGTGGCCCGGCTGCTGTGGGCGGGTGGGCGTACCCGGGACGAGGTGCGGTCGCGGGCCCGGATCGGGGCGATGGCCCTCGCCGCACGGACGGCGTCGGAGGCGTCGCGGCGGGCGGTGATCGAGGGGCGCCTGCCGTCGCGGGAGTGGCCGGCGCGGCGGCTGCTGGTGACGGCGGTGGACGCGGGCTCGGGTGAGTTCGTGGTGTTCGACGCGGCCAGCGGGGTGTCGCTGGTGGACGCGGTGGGGGCCAGCTGCGCGGTGCCGGGGGTGTGGCCGCCGGTGACGATCGGCGATCGCCGGTACGTCGACGGTGGGATGCGCTCGGCGGTGAACGCGGACCTGGCCGAGGGTGCGGAGGCGGTGGTGGTGGTGGCGCCGGTGTCGTCGGCGTTCGGGCCGATGCCACGGCTGTCGGCGCAGGTGGCGGCGCTGCGGCGCTCGGCGCGGGTGACGGTGGTGGCGCCGGACGCGGCGGCCCGGCGGGCGATCGGGCGCAACGTGCTGGATCCGGCGCGGCGGGCGGGTGCGGCGCGGGCGGGCCGGGCGCAGGCGGCGGCGGTGTCCGACGAGGTGGCCCGGGTCTGGGGCTGA
- a CDS encoding peroxiredoxin — protein sequence MGVGVGDLVADFALPDETGTVRRLSEFLTAGPVVLFFYPAAMTRGCTAESCHFRDLAAEFAAVGAQRVGISRDAVEKQAEFSRRHGFDYPLLSDVDGAVADAFGVRRRLPLGALSTRRMTFVIGQDRRVLAVVHSELSMNEHADAALRALGA from the coding sequence GTGGGTGTGGGTGTCGGTGACCTGGTGGCGGATTTCGCGCTGCCGGACGAGACGGGGACAGTTCGGCGGCTGTCGGAGTTCCTGACGGCGGGGCCGGTGGTGTTGTTCTTCTACCCGGCGGCGATGACGCGCGGGTGCACCGCGGAAAGCTGCCATTTCCGGGACCTGGCGGCGGAGTTCGCGGCGGTGGGCGCCCAGCGGGTGGGGATCAGCCGGGATGCGGTCGAGAAGCAGGCGGAGTTCTCCCGGCGGCACGGGTTCGACTATCCGCTGCTGTCGGATGTCGACGGCGCGGTGGCGGACGCCTTCGGGGTGCGGCGGCGGCTGCCGCTGGGGGCGTTGAGCACGCGGCGGATGACGTTCGTGATCGGTCAGGACCGCCGGGTGCTGGCGGTGGTGCACAGCGAGTTGAGCATGAACGAGCACGCCGACGCGGCGCTGCGCGCGCTGGGGGCCTGA
- a CDS encoding MFS transporter small subunit yields MNEAGPRGQQARLWISWLVVSVLLGYGVVQTLITAAKLFTH; encoded by the coding sequence ATGAACGAGGCAGGCCCGCGCGGGCAGCAGGCCCGGTTGTGGATCTCGTGGCTGGTGGTGTCGGTGCTGCTGGGTTACGGGGTGGTGCAGACGCTGATCACGGCCGCGAAGTTGTTCACCCATTAG
- a CDS encoding C40 family peptidase, translating into MDYRTYLRRPTVLLTVAGFALLIVASAIIYVVARPSPSDQPVLTLGGAKAAEGSALGASGYTYHRSTGPDRTEIIDSSGQPVATMTDGARTVQLNGPSRTFEEPRFTDAKIDTNVWVRLAPQAWHAGAEQEKWFTDWLVAARQDRSPDVLAIAFEYVDGAPVKKDNQGQQYSGDASFGPPDPLDPDGRAERSDFYDYLEMPWTFLDGKLGMPDPERKLSLDCSGFLRMVYGHRLGYPLRGSNTPGEGLPRRATAMAAVGPGVQLMPNSGQRARGMDRLLPGDLVFFNAQPIPSGQIDHSGIYLGLDDGGHHRFISSRSQTDGPTMGDLSGVPILDGTGYWPDRWRTARRL; encoded by the coding sequence ATGGACTACCGGACGTACCTCCGCAGGCCGACAGTCCTGCTGACCGTCGCCGGGTTTGCCCTGCTGATCGTCGCAAGCGCCATCATCTATGTCGTGGCACGACCGTCGCCCTCGGACCAACCGGTGCTGACTCTGGGCGGGGCGAAGGCGGCCGAAGGTTCGGCACTAGGTGCTTCGGGCTACACCTACCACCGGTCGACCGGACCGGACCGTACGGAGATCATCGACTCCTCCGGGCAACCCGTTGCGACCATGACCGACGGTGCGCGGACGGTGCAGCTGAACGGTCCGTCCCGGACGTTCGAGGAGCCGCGCTTCACCGATGCGAAAATCGACACGAACGTCTGGGTCCGGCTCGCGCCGCAGGCGTGGCATGCCGGCGCTGAACAGGAGAAATGGTTCACCGACTGGCTCGTCGCGGCCCGCCAGGACCGCTCGCCGGACGTGTTGGCGATCGCCTTTGAATACGTCGACGGAGCCCCCGTCAAGAAGGACAACCAGGGACAGCAGTATTCGGGTGACGCCTCGTTCGGGCCACCGGACCCCCTGGATCCCGACGGCCGCGCGGAGCGCTCCGACTTCTACGACTACCTGGAGATGCCGTGGACGTTCCTGGACGGCAAGCTTGGCATGCCTGACCCGGAGCGCAAGCTGTCCCTGGACTGCTCCGGCTTCCTGCGGATGGTCTACGGTCACCGGCTCGGGTATCCGTTGCGCGGATCGAACACCCCGGGCGAGGGTCTTCCACGCCGTGCAACCGCGATGGCCGCAGTGGGCCCAGGCGTCCAGTTGATGCCCAACTCCGGCCAGCGGGCCCGGGGGATGGACCGCCTACTCCCCGGGGACCTGGTGTTCTTCAACGCCCAGCCGATCCCCAGCGGCCAAATCGATCACTCGGGCATTTACCTCGGCCTCGACGACGGCGGGCACCACCGGTTCATTTCCAGCCGGTCCCAGACGGACGGTCCCACCATGGGCGACCTCTCCGGCGTACCCATCCTGGACGGTACCGGCTACTGGCCGGATCGGTGGCGCACCGCTCGCCGACTCTGA
- a CDS encoding GNAT family N-acetyltransferase has protein sequence MCEGGSGDEELLTVRLRLVRPSAADVPTILALHRDPLACAHNPSDMLADPDEAAERQRGWDGHWRRHGFGYWSVRWGDADPGDAPIGFCGLKVMRLHGGEVLNLFYRLDPAVWGGGVASEAAAAVVGWAAARAPGRPVVARVRAANVASARVARRVGLRRAPQLDAEGEDGLDEVYCSPWPA, from the coding sequence GTGTGCGAGGGCGGGTCCGGCGACGAGGAGTTGCTCACCGTACGGCTGCGGTTGGTACGGCCGAGCGCGGCCGACGTCCCGACGATCCTCGCCCTGCATCGGGACCCCTTGGCCTGCGCACACAACCCGTCCGACATGCTGGCCGACCCCGACGAGGCCGCCGAGCGTCAGCGCGGCTGGGACGGGCACTGGCGGCGACACGGATTCGGATACTGGTCGGTGCGGTGGGGCGATGCCGATCCCGGCGATGCCCCGATCGGGTTCTGCGGGCTGAAGGTGATGCGGCTGCACGGTGGCGAGGTGCTGAACCTGTTCTACCGCCTCGACCCGGCGGTCTGGGGCGGCGGCGTCGCCTCGGAGGCCGCCGCCGCGGTGGTCGGCTGGGCGGCGGCGCGGGCGCCGGGCCGTCCGGTGGTGGCCCGGGTACGCGCGGCCAACGTCGCCTCGGCCCGGGTGGCGCGCCGGGTGGGTCTGCGCCGTGCCCCGCAGCTGGACGCAGAGGGTGAGGACGGGCTGGACGAGGTGTACTGCTCTCCCTGGCCGGCCTGA
- a CDS encoding GNAT family N-acetyltransferase has product MTVTVRELTPDELADAWQLGRLAFGSEPQPAPHATAPVPGLTRYGAFDERGLLVGKAADLHHDQWWDDRTVRAAGVGGVAVAPEARGRGVARALLGGLLRGAHERGAAVSALFPTVTAPYRACGCPGTGPHHT; this is encoded by the coding sequence GTGACCGTCACCGTCCGCGAACTCACCCCCGACGAACTGGCCGACGCCTGGCAGCTCGGCCGGCTCGCCTTCGGCTCCGAACCGCAGCCGGCGCCGCACGCCACCGCACCCGTGCCCGGCCTGACCCGCTACGGCGCCTTCGACGAGCGCGGCCTGCTCGTCGGCAAGGCCGCGGACCTGCACCACGACCAGTGGTGGGACGACCGTACGGTGCGCGCCGCCGGCGTCGGCGGGGTCGCCGTCGCTCCCGAGGCGCGCGGCCGGGGCGTCGCCCGAGCCCTGCTCGGCGGGCTGCTCCGGGGCGCCCACGAGCGCGGCGCTGCGGTAAGCGCCCTGTTCCCCACGGTCACCGCCCCCTACCGGGCCTGCGGCTGCCCCGGCACCGGCCCGCACCACACCTGA
- a CDS encoding HAMP domain-containing protein, whose protein sequence is MLKVATSTSLTIQHSIEDLDQRIAARSPTTPDAELLKQVVGDGATWNGAAIVETASRRPLATLGPGLPVDLLPPTLTANTTYPVTTADGPALIRSVALDPVRTLLAAQPLDVDELRLSPTARQGVFVITPDGKSTLMQGVSAVDKVHLPVVFRGLAQSKSSEGLPIRVTEWPDKQLVLASAPVGETGVTLATLIVADEAGGTSTIQGVLTGLTLLAMAVPSFLLMRLALVGPVRSLLKQAKAHACGDVPPKRRLLLVAEGHRIARALALTSGDPSPSTAPRNRWRWRPTANQALALATVVALLWPMAAMAATLRAPEPSIPDQLVRDEETRAEAASTLMGKALNNGLQSVIRISQAAEAGDPTQMTPLLKQELDNHQRFRSLYLIDPNGSTVSSAGREPLRKEPLRGEAGIDLDGRTARVPVVYAFRVGANGVGVVGEFNIDYLLDMLRAVDGQARIVDQDLRTIFDSKGFRAFQALEGSARGAAAEALKGGTVGQAETPDGKPTLIAAAGLTKPNTVTPLKWSLVVEQDLAGLRLPASDGRRWTLLVAGAATGVVVLAQVWQYYVFARPLRRLAAEADRISDGSVEAPIPPQRHDDIGALAICLEICRQVRHTGSSRLGGATRLRGTENDPTAVLPEVPPRPEADPAAPSPGDPADHPDDRDDRG, encoded by the coding sequence GTGTTGAAGGTCGCGACCAGCACGAGCCTGACGATTCAGCACTCCATCGAGGACCTCGACCAGCGGATTGCGGCCCGGTCCCCGACGACGCCCGATGCGGAGCTGCTCAAACAGGTCGTCGGGGACGGCGCGACCTGGAACGGAGCCGCGATCGTCGAGACGGCCTCCCGGCGCCCGCTGGCGACCCTCGGCCCCGGGTTGCCCGTCGACCTCCTGCCGCCAACGCTGACTGCCAACACCACGTACCCGGTCACCACCGCGGATGGCCCGGCGCTGATCCGCAGCGTCGCGCTGGACCCGGTGCGGACCCTGCTGGCGGCCCAACCGCTCGACGTGGACGAGCTGCGGCTCAGCCCGACTGCCCGACAGGGCGTCTTCGTGATCACCCCGGATGGCAAGAGCACCCTGATGCAGGGGGTCAGCGCCGTCGACAAAGTGCACCTGCCGGTGGTCTTCCGCGGGCTGGCACAGTCCAAGTCCAGCGAAGGCCTCCCGATCAGGGTGACCGAGTGGCCGGACAAGCAGCTGGTCCTCGCCTCCGCTCCGGTGGGAGAGACCGGAGTGACACTGGCCACCTTGATTGTCGCGGACGAGGCGGGTGGCACCTCTACCATTCAGGGCGTTCTGACCGGCCTGACCCTGCTGGCCATGGCGGTGCCGAGCTTTCTGCTGATGCGGCTGGCGCTGGTCGGCCCCGTACGGTCGCTGCTCAAGCAGGCCAAGGCTCACGCCTGCGGCGACGTACCCCCCAAGCGACGCCTGCTGCTGGTCGCCGAGGGGCACCGCATCGCCCGGGCGCTGGCACTGACGTCCGGCGACCCCTCGCCTTCCACGGCGCCGCGCAACCGGTGGCGGTGGCGGCCGACCGCCAACCAGGCTCTGGCCTTGGCCACCGTGGTCGCTCTGCTCTGGCCGATGGCGGCCATGGCCGCCACGCTCCGCGCACCTGAGCCGTCGATACCCGACCAGCTTGTCAGGGACGAGGAGACCCGGGCCGAGGCGGCGAGCACGCTCATGGGTAAGGCGCTGAACAATGGTCTGCAGAGCGTTATCCGCATCTCCCAGGCGGCTGAAGCCGGGGACCCGACCCAGATGACCCCGTTGCTGAAGCAGGAGTTGGACAACCACCAGCGCTTCCGCAGCCTCTACCTGATCGACCCGAACGGGTCGACGGTGAGCTCCGCCGGACGCGAGCCGCTCCGGAAGGAGCCGCTGCGCGGCGAGGCCGGTATCGATCTGGACGGCAGGACCGCCCGCGTCCCGGTGGTTTATGCCTTCCGGGTCGGCGCCAACGGCGTCGGGGTCGTCGGCGAGTTCAACATCGACTACCTGCTGGACATGCTGCGCGCGGTGGACGGACAGGCCCGGATCGTCGACCAGGATCTGCGAACGATCTTCGATTCAAAGGGCTTCCGCGCCTTCCAGGCGTTGGAGGGTAGCGCACGTGGCGCCGCGGCGGAGGCGCTGAAGGGCGGCACCGTCGGGCAGGCGGAGACGCCCGACGGGAAGCCAACTCTGATCGCTGCCGCCGGTCTGACCAAGCCCAATACGGTTACTCCGTTGAAGTGGTCGCTGGTGGTGGAGCAGGACCTGGCCGGTCTGCGGTTGCCGGCAAGCGACGGGCGGCGTTGGACGCTACTGGTCGCCGGCGCTGCGACAGGCGTCGTGGTGCTCGCCCAGGTGTGGCAGTACTACGTATTCGCGCGGCCGCTGCGGCGGCTCGCCGCTGAGGCCGACAGGATCAGCGACGGGTCCGTCGAGGCCCCCATCCCGCCGCAACGGCACGACGATATCGGCGCGTTGGCCATCTGCCTGGAGATCTGTCGTCAGGTCCGGCACACCGGCTCCAGCCGACTGGGCGGTGCGACCCGGTTGCGCGGCACGGAGAACGACCCCACCGCCGTGCTCCCCGAGGTTCCGCCGCGGCCTGAGGCTGATCCGGCCGCGCCGTCACCTGGCGATCCAGCGGATCACCCCGACGATCGAGACGACAGGGGTTGA
- a CDS encoding poly-gamma-glutamate biosynthesis protein PgsC/CapC has translation MTFGGELSAQMATASLGIGLVFALLCYLTTNLSPGGMITPGWIALTLIEDKLQALIIVGMTVLTYLLTLLLQRVVILYGKRLFAAIVLLSVLLQLTLFVIVQQDLPLLFAHQTLGFVIPGLIAYQLVRQPPKATILATIIVTGITFGLAYSGIVAGFVPVT, from the coding sequence ATGACGTTCGGCGGAGAACTCAGTGCCCAGATGGCTACCGCGAGCCTCGGCATCGGACTGGTGTTCGCGCTCCTTTGCTACCTGACCACCAACCTCTCGCCGGGCGGCATGATCACCCCTGGCTGGATCGCGTTGACGCTCATCGAGGATAAGCTGCAGGCCCTGATCATCGTCGGGATGACCGTTCTCACCTATCTCCTCACCCTACTGCTGCAACGGGTCGTCATCCTCTACGGCAAGCGACTGTTCGCGGCGATCGTGCTGCTCAGCGTCCTCCTGCAGCTGACCCTGTTCGTCATCGTCCAGCAGGACCTGCCGCTACTGTTCGCCCACCAGACGCTCGGCTTCGTCATCCCCGGACTGATCGCGTACCAGCTCGTGCGTCAGCCGCCCAAGGCGACCATCCTGGCGACCATCATCGTGACCGGGATCACCTTCGGCCTGGCGTACAGCGGCATCGTCGCCGGCTTCGTTCCGGTGACGTGA
- a CDS encoding OFA family MFS transporter — protein sequence MLSALDRGHTVAPPGYSRWLIPPAALAIHLCIGQVYATSVYKNSLIAHFDASQTAIGIIFSIAIVMLGLSAAVAGTWVEANGPRKAMFVSACFWAAGFLVGALGIATRQLWLLYLGYGLLGGIGLGIGYISPVSTLIKWFPDRPGLATGLAIMGFGGGAMVASPLSRQLLSFYDPGYDPANAGSTASGGALVWLFVTLGVGYFLIMMFGVFNVRVPAADWRPAGFDPARVAAKPMVTTANVSAANAVRTRSFWLLWVVLFCNVTAGIGILEQASPMIQDFFRDNGTSAVSVAAAGGFVGLLSLFNMAGRFAWSSTSDLIGRKPIYLMYLGVGMVLYALLALVGQTATALFVLLACVILSFYGGGFATVPAYLRDLFGTFQVGAIHGRLLTAWSAAGIAGPLIVNGFLDAQGKPGTLTAAAYRPALFTMVGVLAVGFIANLLIRPVPERFHEPSAGGGVDEGTEPVTAERSGTR from the coding sequence ATGCTTTCCGCACTCGATCGTGGGCATACCGTCGCGCCGCCCGGGTACAGCCGCTGGCTGATTCCGCCGGCGGCGTTGGCGATCCATCTCTGCATCGGGCAGGTCTACGCGACCAGCGTGTACAAGAACTCCTTGATCGCCCACTTCGACGCCAGCCAGACGGCGATCGGGATCATCTTCAGCATCGCGATCGTGATGCTGGGGTTGTCGGCGGCGGTGGCGGGCACGTGGGTGGAGGCGAACGGGCCGCGTAAGGCGATGTTCGTCTCGGCGTGCTTCTGGGCGGCCGGGTTCCTGGTGGGTGCGCTGGGCATCGCGACCCGGCAGTTGTGGCTGCTGTATCTCGGCTACGGGTTGCTGGGCGGGATCGGTCTGGGAATCGGCTACATCTCCCCCGTCTCCACGTTGATCAAGTGGTTCCCGGACCGGCCGGGTCTGGCGACCGGTCTGGCGATCATGGGGTTCGGGGGTGGGGCGATGGTGGCCTCTCCCCTGTCTCGGCAGTTGCTGTCGTTCTACGATCCGGGGTACGACCCGGCGAACGCGGGTTCGACGGCGTCGGGCGGTGCGTTGGTGTGGCTGTTCGTGACGTTGGGCGTCGGATACTTCCTGATCATGATGTTCGGGGTGTTCAACGTGCGGGTACCGGCGGCGGACTGGCGGCCGGCGGGCTTCGACCCGGCGCGGGTGGCGGCGAAGCCGATGGTGACCACGGCGAACGTGTCGGCGGCGAACGCGGTGAGGACGCGGTCGTTCTGGCTGCTGTGGGTGGTGCTGTTCTGCAACGTGACCGCGGGTATCGGGATCCTGGAGCAGGCCAGCCCGATGATCCAGGACTTCTTCCGGGACAACGGGACGTCAGCGGTGTCGGTGGCGGCGGCGGGTGGCTTCGTGGGGTTGCTGTCGCTGTTCAACATGGCGGGCCGGTTCGCGTGGTCGTCGACGTCGGACCTGATCGGCCGCAAGCCGATCTACCTGATGTACCTCGGCGTCGGCATGGTGCTGTACGCGCTGCTGGCGTTGGTCGGGCAGACGGCCACGGCGTTGTTCGTGCTGCTGGCGTGCGTGATCCTGTCGTTCTACGGCGGCGGGTTCGCCACGGTGCCGGCGTACCTGCGGGACCTGTTCGGCACGTTCCAGGTGGGGGCGATCCACGGGCGGCTGTTGACGGCGTGGTCGGCGGCGGGGATCGCCGGTCCGCTGATCGTCAACGGGTTCCTGGACGCCCAGGGCAAGCCGGGGACGTTGACGGCGGCGGCGTACCGGCCGGCGTTGTTCACGATGGTCGGGGTGCTGGCGGTGGGGTTCATCGCCAACCTGTTGATCCGGCCGGTGCCGGAGCGGTTCCACGAGCCGTCGGCGGGCGGTGGCGTCGATGAGGGTACGGAGCCGGTGACGGCGGAGAGGAGCGGCACGCGATGA